One genomic segment of Trichocoleus sp. includes these proteins:
- the purL gene encoding phosphoribosylformylglycinamidine synthase subunit PurL codes for MSDPTLANAPFSLAEITSEGIKPDEYAEIVHRLGRHPNKAELGMFGVMWSEHCCYKNSRPLLKQFPTEGDRILVGPGENAGVVDMGDGIRLAFKIESHNHPSAVEPFQGAATGVGGILRDIFTMGARPIAVLNSLRFGDLEDARNRRLFSGVVAGISHYGNCVGVPTVGGEVYFDPAYSGNPLVNAMAIGLMETPEIVKSGANGIGNPVLYVGSTTGRDGMGGASFASAELSDESIDDRPAVQVGDPFLEKSLIEACLEAFKTGAVVAAQDMGAAGITCSTSEMAAKGGVGIELDLDKIPVRETGMIPYEYLLSESQERMLFVAHKGREQELIDIFQRWGLQAVVAGTVIEEPIVRILFQGKPAAEIPATALADNTPIYHRELLETPPDYAQKAWAWNESELPACTTQGIDIQGKSLTWNEVLLTLLDVPTIASKRWVYRQYDHQVQNNTVLLPGGADAAIVRLRPQLQTADAPSSFSKGVAATVDCNPRYVYLHPYEGAKMAVAEAARNLSCVGAEPLAVTDNLNFGSPEKPIGYWQLAEACRGLSEACSEFSTPVTGGNVSLYNETLDAEGVPQSIYPTPVVGMIGLVADLSKICGQAWQTEGDVVYLLGVPTSATPGATTLGGSEYLATLHQTIAGVPPIVDFDLEKRVQLVCRTGIQQGWVRSAHDCAEGGLTVALAEACIAGSLGATVQLPAAQGRWDTILFAEGGARILVSVSSENAAAWESYLQQHLSSNWQRLGEVNSTENLQISTADNLELINVTLEQISDRWLNAIERRLELD; via the coding sequence ATGTCCGATCCGACCCTTGCCAATGCGCCCTTTTCGCTGGCAGAAATTACATCAGAAGGCATTAAACCAGACGAGTATGCCGAAATCGTTCATAGGCTAGGGCGACACCCCAACAAAGCAGAGCTGGGGATGTTTGGCGTTATGTGGTCGGAGCACTGCTGCTATAAAAACTCGCGTCCGCTACTGAAGCAGTTCCCCACAGAGGGCGATCGGATTCTGGTCGGTCCGGGTGAGAATGCGGGTGTGGTGGATATGGGGGATGGAATTCGGCTGGCATTTAAGATCGAGTCTCACAACCATCCTTCCGCTGTTGAGCCATTTCAAGGAGCCGCAACCGGAGTCGGTGGCATTTTGCGTGACATTTTTACAATGGGGGCACGCCCGATCGCTGTTTTAAATTCACTTCGGTTTGGCGACCTAGAAGATGCCCGAAATCGCCGACTCTTCAGCGGCGTCGTTGCCGGAATCAGTCACTATGGGAACTGTGTTGGCGTGCCTACAGTGGGCGGTGAGGTTTATTTTGATCCTGCCTATTCTGGCAATCCGCTGGTGAATGCAATGGCGATCGGCTTAATGGAAACACCAGAGATCGTCAAATCTGGTGCAAATGGCATTGGCAATCCGGTCTTGTATGTGGGTTCAACCACCGGACGCGATGGCATGGGTGGAGCTAGTTTTGCCAGTGCTGAACTTAGTGACGAATCAATCGACGATCGCCCTGCGGTACAGGTGGGTGATCCTTTCCTAGAAAAATCCTTGATTGAAGCTTGCCTGGAAGCTTTCAAGACCGGAGCCGTGGTTGCCGCGCAAGATATGGGAGCTGCTGGAATCACCTGCTCAACTTCTGAAATGGCAGCAAAAGGTGGCGTGGGGATTGAGCTTGACTTAGACAAAATTCCTGTACGCGAGACAGGCATGATTCCCTATGAATATCTTTTGTCGGAATCACAAGAGCGGATGCTGTTCGTTGCTCATAAAGGACGCGAACAAGAGCTAATCGACATCTTCCAGCGATGGGGGCTTCAGGCAGTGGTTGCCGGAACGGTGATCGAAGAACCGATCGTTCGTATTCTCTTTCAAGGAAAACCGGCTGCTGAAATCCCGGCAACGGCTCTGGCAGACAACACCCCGATCTATCATCGGGAACTGCTAGAAACGCCACCAGACTATGCTCAAAAAGCTTGGGCATGGAATGAATCTGAACTGCCTGCCTGCACCACTCAAGGAATTGACATTCAAGGCAAAAGTCTTACCTGGAACGAAGTGCTGCTTACCTTGCTAGATGTGCCAACGATCGCCTCAAAGCGTTGGGTCTATCGCCAATATGACCATCAGGTGCAAAACAATACTGTCCTGCTGCCAGGTGGTGCAGATGCAGCGATCGTCCGTCTCCGTCCTCAACTCCAAACCGCAGACGCGCCTTCATCTTTCTCAAAAGGCGTTGCCGCAACCGTGGACTGCAATCCCCGCTATGTTTATCTGCATCCCTATGAAGGTGCAAAAATGGCAGTTGCAGAAGCGGCTCGTAACTTGAGCTGTGTAGGGGCAGAACCGCTTGCCGTGACAGATAACCTCAACTTTGGTAGCCCAGAGAAGCCGATCGGCTACTGGCAGCTTGCAGAAGCTTGTCGGGGACTCTCAGAAGCTTGTAGCGAGTTTAGTACGCCCGTTACAGGCGGCAATGTCTCGCTTTATAACGAAACGCTGGACGCGGAAGGTGTCCCCCAATCCATCTATCCCACTCCGGTCGTTGGGATGATCGGTTTAGTGGCGGATTTGAGCAAGATTTGTGGTCAGGCTTGGCAGACCGAAGGGGATGTGGTTTATCTGCTGGGTGTGCCAACATCTGCGACTCCGGGCGCAACAACGCTGGGTGGCTCCGAGTATCTTGCAACCCTACACCAGACGATCGCCGGAGTTCCTCCAATTGTTGATTTTGATTTAGAGAAAAGGGTGCAGCTCGTTTGCCGAACCGGAATTCAGCAGGGCTGGGTGCGATCGGCGCATGACTGTGCTGAAGGTGGATTAACGGTGGCTCTGGCAGAGGCTTGTATTGCCGGAAGTCTCGGTGCGACTGTTCAACTCCCTGCCGCTCAGGGTCGTTGGGATACAATCTTGTTTGCCGAGGGAGGAGCCAGAATTTTGGTCTCGGTTTCTTCAGAAAATGCAGCAGCCTGGGAATCCTATCTGCAGCAGCATCTCAGCTCGAATTGGCAGCGACTCGGTGAGGTGAACTCAACGGAAAATCTGCAAATTTCCACTGCCGATAACCTGGAGTTAATCAATGTCACGCTTGAACAAATAAGCGATCGATGGCTCAATGCAATCGAGCGACGGCTAGAGCTGGACTAA
- the purF gene encoding amidophosphoribosyltransferase encodes MPFSLPLLPVGIHQLRSTRSLMEESDVPMMPNPADHDFAEQPSVDAITLETAHLEPERSDKPEEACGVFGIYAPGEDVAKLTYFGLFALQHRGQESAGIATFDGQQMHMHKEMGLVSQVFSEQTLKTLPGYLAVGHTRYSTTGSSRVVNAQPAVVETQLGTLALAHNGNLVNTEVLREALLKTETQLITTTDSEMIAHAMAEEVNAAGDWIQGAIAAFHRCQGAFSLTIATPQGVIGARDPNGIRPLVIGRLETANSENPRYVLASETCGLDIIGAEYLRDVQAGELVWITEEGMTSIQWTPQPKRKLCIFEMIYFARPDSIMNEESLYSYRMRIGRQLAIESNVDADIVMGVPDSGIPAAIGFSQQSGVSYAEGLIKNRYVGRTFIQPTQTMRESGIRMKLNPLRDVLQGKRVIIVDDSIVRGTTSRKIVKALRDAGATEVHMRISSPPVTHPCFYGIDTDSQDQLIAATKSVEEIRAQIGVDTLAYLSWEGMLQATGEDTESFCSACFTGNYPIAVPELVKRSKLVLEERVPATSV; translated from the coding sequence TTGCCATTCTCTCTGCCACTTCTGCCTGTTGGAATTCACCAATTGCGATCGACCCGTTCACTGATGGAGGAATCAGACGTTCCCATGATGCCAAACCCTGCGGATCACGACTTTGCCGAGCAGCCTTCTGTCGATGCGATCACTCTGGAAACTGCCCATTTGGAACCGGAACGATCAGACAAACCAGAAGAAGCCTGTGGTGTTTTTGGCATTTATGCCCCCGGTGAGGATGTCGCGAAGCTCACGTATTTTGGGCTGTTTGCTCTCCAGCATCGTGGACAAGAATCGGCTGGCATTGCAACGTTTGATGGTCAGCAAATGCACATGCATAAAGAGATGGGGCTGGTTTCGCAGGTGTTTAGCGAACAGACTCTGAAAACGCTACCGGGCTATTTGGCAGTTGGGCATACTCGCTACTCAACAACGGGTTCGAGTCGGGTGGTCAATGCTCAACCTGCTGTGGTTGAAACCCAGTTAGGAACGCTGGCACTGGCGCATAATGGCAATCTGGTCAACACAGAAGTACTGCGCGAAGCACTGCTAAAAACTGAGACACAACTGATCACCACCACTGATTCTGAGATGATTGCCCATGCGATGGCAGAAGAGGTGAATGCAGCAGGGGATTGGATTCAAGGTGCAATTGCTGCTTTCCACCGCTGTCAGGGCGCATTCAGTTTGACCATTGCCACACCGCAAGGCGTCATTGGCGCACGCGACCCGAACGGCATTCGTCCCCTGGTGATTGGGAGGCTCGAAACCGCCAATTCAGAGAATCCAAGATATGTACTTGCCTCCGAAACCTGCGGTCTAGATATTATTGGGGCAGAGTATTTGCGTGATGTGCAGGCAGGCGAATTAGTCTGGATCACCGAAGAAGGCATGACCTCCATTCAGTGGACGCCGCAGCCCAAGCGAAAGCTCTGTATCTTCGAGATGATTTACTTTGCTCGTCCAGATAGCATCATGAATGAGGAGAGTCTCTACAGCTACCGGATGCGGATCGGACGGCAGTTAGCGATCGAATCTAACGTGGATGCCGATATTGTCATGGGCGTTCCCGATTCTGGAATTCCGGCGGCGATCGGCTTCTCGCAGCAGTCTGGGGTGTCTTATGCAGAAGGCTTGATCAAAAACCGCTATGTCGGTCGAACCTTTATTCAGCCCACTCAAACGATGCGAGAGTCTGGGATTCGGATGAAGCTGAACCCATTGCGTGATGTGCTGCAAGGCAAACGAGTCATTATTGTGGATGATTCGATCGTCCGAGGCACGACTAGCCGCAAAATCGTTAAAGCTTTGCGCGACGCTGGCGCCACCGAAGTTCACATGCGGATTTCCTCTCCCCCAGTGACACATCCCTGCTTCTACGGCATCGACACTGACAGCCAGGATCAGCTGATTGCAGCAACCAAGTCTGTTGAAGAAATCCGGGCACAAATTGGCGTTGATACGCTGGCTTACCTCAGTTGGGAAGGAATGCTTCAGGCTACAGGAGAAGATACCGAAAGCTTCTGTTCAGCCTGCTTCACCGGAAACTACCCGATCGCCGTCCCTGAACTGGTGAAGCGATCAAAACTAGTGCTTGAAGAACGAGTTCCTGCAACGTCGGTCTAG
- a CDS encoding DUF3095 domain-containing protein: MSTDNFYAALPAIDNFLAATNFQNFAPVPDDWYIVITDIVNSTQAIEQGKYKEVNFLGACSITAVLNAADKLEIPYIFGGDGASILIPPILWVQTRQVLLATRRLARTQFHLDLRVGIVPVSVVAAANHEVRVAKCQISANYHQAFFSGGGIDFATNLIKNPQTSSLYQMDAENIDRNFDKADFSGLECRWQAIPSLYGETVSLLILAMAHQAEANTAIYREAIEKIRAIYGEDEDWHPVVERNLKLTFKTKELLAETKIRAKSSGWFDQQRYLLQIKLENVLGSMFMRFKPTIGQMNWGLYKKIVIAATDYKKFDGTLRFIISGTAPQREELTDYLEERYQQGKLVYGLHVSDRALMTCLVFERHGNQVHFVDGADGGYTLAAKVLKAKMKRKAINWKTYLKLAKLRPFPSPERLQK; this comes from the coding sequence ATGAGTACTGACAATTTCTATGCAGCACTGCCAGCGATCGATAACTTTCTAGCTGCAACCAACTTTCAAAACTTCGCACCTGTGCCAGACGATTGGTACATTGTCATCACGGATATTGTCAATTCGACTCAGGCAATTGAGCAAGGCAAGTATAAAGAAGTTAATTTTTTAGGGGCTTGCTCCATTACGGCTGTTTTGAATGCCGCAGACAAGCTCGAAATCCCTTATATCTTTGGGGGAGATGGCGCATCAATCCTCATTCCGCCAATCCTTTGGGTTCAAACCAGGCAGGTCTTGTTAGCAACCCGACGCTTAGCCAGGACTCAGTTTCATTTGGATCTCCGAGTTGGCATCGTTCCTGTCTCGGTTGTTGCTGCAGCCAACCATGAAGTTAGAGTTGCCAAATGCCAAATTTCAGCAAACTATCATCAAGCATTTTTTTCAGGTGGCGGTATTGATTTTGCAACTAATTTAATTAAAAATCCACAGACTTCTTCTCTCTATCAAATGGATGCAGAAAATATTGATAGAAATTTTGATAAAGCTGATTTCTCTGGTTTGGAATGCCGCTGGCAAGCGATTCCGAGTCTCTATGGAGAAACGGTCAGCTTACTGATTTTGGCAATGGCTCATCAGGCTGAAGCAAATACAGCAATTTATCGAGAAGCGATCGAGAAAATTCGAGCAATTTATGGTGAAGATGAAGACTGGCATCCAGTTGTTGAACGCAATCTCAAACTTACTTTCAAAACAAAAGAATTACTCGCTGAAACTAAAATTCGAGCAAAATCAAGCGGCTGGTTTGACCAACAGCGCTACTTGCTGCAAATCAAACTGGAAAACGTCCTAGGCTCAATGTTCATGCGGTTTAAACCTACGATCGGACAAATGAACTGGGGACTCTACAAAAAAATTGTAATTGCAGCCACCGACTATAAAAAATTTGACGGAACACTACGCTTTATCATCTCAGGAACCGCACCCCAACGAGAAGAATTAACAGACTACTTAGAAGAACGATATCAGCAAGGCAAGCTGGTCTATGGGCTTCATGTGTCCGATCGTGCCCTCATGACCTGTTTAGTGTTTGAGCGGCATGGAAACCAGGTGCATTTTGTCGATGGCGCAGATGGCGGCTATACTCTCGCTGCCAAAGTCCTCAAAGCAAAAATGAAGCGCAAAGCGATCAATTGGAAAACCTATCTCAAACTGGCAAAGCTTCGCCCATTTCCCTCACCTGAAAGGCTCCAAAAATAA
- the hisB gene encoding imidazoleglycerol-phosphate dehydratase HisB, which translates to MQTRNSIAPASLDLEFPARTATVRRVTGETDVQVSLNLDGSGQCNVKTGVPFLDHMLHQISSHGLVDLDIQATGDIEIDDHHTNEDVGITLGQALHKALSDRKGIVRFGHFIAPLDEALVQVSLDFSGRPHLSYGLQIPTERVGTYDTQLVREFFVAVVNHSQMTLHIRQLDGINSHHIIEATFKAFARAVRMAIEVDPRRANVIPSSKGVI; encoded by the coding sequence ATGCAGACTCGTAATTCGATCGCTCCCGCTTCTTTGGATCTGGAATTTCCGGCTCGGACGGCTACTGTACGGCGCGTCACGGGTGAAACAGATGTGCAGGTTAGCCTCAATTTGGATGGCTCAGGGCAGTGCAACGTCAAGACTGGAGTTCCATTTCTCGATCACATGCTGCATCAAATTTCGTCGCATGGACTGGTTGATCTGGACATTCAAGCAACTGGCGATATTGAAATTGATGATCACCACACGAATGAAGACGTGGGGATCACGCTGGGTCAAGCACTTCACAAGGCATTGAGCGATCGAAAAGGGATTGTTCGCTTCGGTCATTTCATTGCACCCCTAGACGAGGCGCTTGTCCAGGTATCGCTTGATTTTTCTGGTCGTCCACATCTTAGCTATGGCTTGCAAATCCCTACAGAACGGGTCGGAACTTACGATACACAACTAGTACGCGAATTTTTTGTTGCAGTAGTTAATCACTCGCAAATGACGCTGCATATTCGCCAACTCGATGGCATTAACTCGCATCACATTATTGAGGCAACCTTTAAAGCCTTTGCCAGAGCAGTACGGATGGCGATCGAGGTTGATCCGCGTCGGGCAAATGTTATTCCTAGCTCGAAGGGAGTGATTTAA
- a CDS encoding anti-sigma factor has product MPSEPPSEPPSEMPLQSQLLIAGYILGDLDPEEAAELEQLLSHNSAMTAEAEQMQKALELAYGVSEVRPPDHLRSMILNAAQPQSAARPAVTPRVNQNLVTRRSWWNRSIAAAAAMVILALGINNYRLWQTLQASRTPQPLQPVTYSLQSTGANAATAAVQVNPNTLEAELTVQNLSPLPPGKTYALWTILKKNAPFTADAKGAVLTEAFNVDDRGTVSRTIAVPDIYRAQEWIARVAVTVEDANAPQKHQGKPILITQ; this is encoded by the coding sequence ATGCCTTCAGAACCACCTTCAGAACCACCTTCCGAAATGCCTCTACAATCGCAGCTACTGATAGCAGGGTACATCTTGGGTGATCTTGACCCAGAGGAAGCCGCAGAATTGGAGCAGCTTTTGAGTCATAATTCGGCAATGACAGCCGAAGCTGAACAAATGCAAAAGGCGCTCGAACTTGCCTATGGCGTTTCAGAAGTTCGCCCTCCTGACCATTTGCGATCGATGATTCTCAATGCGGCTCAGCCTCAATCTGCCGCTCGTCCTGCCGTCACGCCGAGAGTGAACCAAAATCTGGTCACCCGGAGGAGCTGGTGGAATCGATCGATCGCTGCCGCTGCTGCAATGGTGATTTTGGCACTCGGCATCAACAACTATCGCCTCTGGCAAACCCTTCAAGCCAGCCGCACGCCTCAACCGCTACAGCCTGTAACCTATTCGCTACAGAGCACCGGAGCCAATGCCGCAACTGCTGCCGTCCAGGTAAACCCTAATACCCTGGAAGCGGAGCTAACGGTGCAAAATTTGTCGCCGCTGCCCCCCGGAAAAACTTATGCTTTGTGGACTATCTTAAAGAAAAATGCTCCCTTCACGGCTGATGCGAAAGGGGCTGTGCTCACAGAAGCCTTTAATGTCGATGATCGAGGCACCGTTTCCCGTACGATCGCTGTTCCTGATATCTATCGTGCTCAAGAGTGGATCGCCAGAGTTGCAGTGACAGTCGAAGACGCAAACGCACCCCAGAAACATCAGGGCAAACCCATTCTGATCACTCAATGA
- a CDS encoding sigma-70 family RNA polymerase sigma factor codes for MPFEPSGNLEMLALSQSDADLFRALKAGQISALGTLYDRHAALVYGLALKVLGVSPEAEDLTQDIFLNLANSSFDPNRGSLRTFLAILTRSRAIDRIRSRSSAASVLQRITVSPSEAIDPNSPVEHVFQAEQSAEVRAALAQLSDNQQQILKMAYYDGLSQSEIATQLALPLGTVKARARRGLLKLRETLANYLQ; via the coding sequence ATGCCTTTTGAGCCATCTGGCAACCTGGAAATGCTTGCATTGAGCCAGAGCGATGCAGATCTATTCCGGGCGTTGAAGGCAGGTCAAATTTCTGCTTTAGGGACGCTCTACGATCGCCATGCTGCCCTTGTGTATGGTTTGGCACTCAAAGTGCTGGGTGTGTCTCCCGAAGCAGAAGACCTGACTCAAGATATTTTTTTGAATCTCGCCAATTCTTCTTTTGATCCAAATCGCGGCTCCTTAAGAACGTTTTTGGCAATTCTGACTCGCTCACGGGCAATCGATCGAATTCGATCGCGCAGTTCAGCAGCATCAGTTTTGCAACGGATCACGGTTAGTCCCAGTGAAGCGATTGACCCGAATTCACCAGTTGAACATGTCTTTCAGGCGGAACAATCTGCGGAAGTTCGGGCAGCCCTTGCCCAATTGTCTGATAACCAACAGCAAATTCTCAAGATGGCTTATTACGATGGTCTTAGCCAATCTGAAATCGCCACTCAGTTAGCCCTGCCGTTAGGAACTGTGAAAGCTAGAGCCAGACGTGGGCTACTGAAATTAAGAGAAACACTTGCAAACTATCTCCAATAA
- a CDS encoding alpha/beta hydrolase, translated as MTATTSVWQHRFVETNNIRLHYVTQGEGDLVILLHGFPEFWYSWRHQIPALARHFKVVVPDLRGCNDSDKPQTGYDLDTLSADIQGLIENLGYLKAHIVGHDWGGTIAWHFAHQFPNLTQRLAVLNAPHPQRLLLEMVSNMDQLRRSWYLLALQVPTLPEWLIRQNLKPILKNLFQEQAVRKSAFTTKDTEIYQAALEKPGALAAVLNHYRQLFSPQIWMNQLSRATTPISAPTLVLWGEEDFLFSQKLTEGIERWVTAPLKLKFLPQCGHWIQQEAPQTVNRELLDFLREGEPKD; from the coding sequence ATGACTGCGACCACCTCTGTATGGCAACATCGCTTCGTTGAAACCAACAACATTCGTCTCCATTACGTCACTCAGGGAGAAGGGGATCTGGTGATTCTGCTGCATGGCTTCCCTGAATTCTGGTACTCCTGGCGGCATCAAATTCCGGCTCTGGCGCGTCACTTTAAGGTCGTTGTGCCTGATTTGCGCGGCTGTAATGACTCAGATAAACCTCAGACTGGATATGACCTCGATACCCTCAGCGCTGATATTCAGGGCTTAATTGAAAACCTGGGCTACCTGAAAGCGCACATTGTCGGACATGACTGGGGCGGGACGATCGCCTGGCACTTTGCCCACCAGTTCCCCAACCTGACTCAGCGGCTTGCCGTATTAAATGCACCGCATCCACAGCGACTTTTGCTGGAAATGGTCAGCAATATGGATCAACTGCGGCGTAGCTGGTATCTTCTTGCCCTCCAGGTGCCTACCCTCCCAGAATGGCTAATTCGGCAAAACCTGAAGCCCATCCTTAAAAATCTGTTTCAGGAGCAGGCAGTTCGGAAAAGCGCATTCACGACGAAAGACACTGAAATTTATCAGGCAGCGCTGGAGAAACCGGGTGCTTTAGCAGCAGTGCTGAATCACTATCGGCAGTTATTCTCGCCCCAAATTTGGATGAACCAGCTCAGCCGCGCAACTACACCAATTTCAGCCCCAACTCTAGTACTGTGGGGCGAAGAGGATTTTCTGTTTAGCCAAAAACTGACCGAAGGCATTGAGCGCTGGGTAACGGCTCCGCTGAAGCTGAAATTTCTGCCCCAGTGCGGTCATTGGATTCAGCAAGAAGCCCCGCAAACCGTTAACCGAGAACTGCTGGACTTCCTGCGTGAGGGCGAACCCAAAGACTAG
- a CDS encoding DUF3386 family protein: protein MMLQFIQRQFWVWSLSLVLVLTGCLGFGVKYAEAVPLIAQTGTVTPQTSDPQASDTAEAIFRAAYANRYTWDEEFPGYAAEVRVRDGDVIHQGKIHLLPDFAVTVENVGEDEIRQLIAAQLQMSATHLRSVPFEQLHRHSQFEQMGVDATGAVKIEEIGDESSSSYKVKDQQIQQVNRTLGDFKVEVNTIDSMQTPKGYLPTRFQVIFRDAATGEVLERDDVRDAYTEVNGYYFLSKREARTGVEERSFNKLLPDTVVDFSNIALDR, encoded by the coding sequence ATGATGCTGCAATTTATTCAGCGACAGTTTTGGGTCTGGAGTTTGAGCCTGGTTCTGGTTCTGACTGGTTGTCTGGGTTTTGGAGTGAAATATGCGGAGGCAGTGCCGCTGATTGCTCAAACAGGCACAGTGACTCCTCAGACCAGTGATCCTCAAGCCAGTGATACGGCTGAAGCAATTTTTCGGGCTGCTTACGCTAATCGCTATACCTGGGACGAAGAGTTTCCCGGCTATGCGGCTGAAGTACGAGTACGAGACGGAGACGTAATCCATCAGGGCAAGATTCATTTGCTGCCTGATTTTGCAGTCACTGTAGAAAACGTAGGTGAGGACGAGATTCGGCAACTCATTGCGGCGCAACTGCAAATGAGCGCAACCCACTTGAGGTCTGTACCGTTTGAGCAACTGCATCGGCACAGCCAGTTTGAGCAGATGGGGGTTGATGCCACAGGCGCAGTGAAGATTGAAGAAATTGGGGATGAGTCGAGTTCGTCCTACAAAGTGAAGGATCAACAGATTCAGCAGGTCAATCGTACCCTGGGTGATTTCAAAGTCGAAGTCAATACGATCGACTCAATGCAGACTCCCAAAGGCTATTTGCCAACTCGGTTTCAGGTCATCTTCCGTGATGCTGCGACTGGAGAAGTGTTAGAGCGAGATGATGTCCGCGATGCTTACACAGAAGTAAACGGCTACTATTTCCTTAGCAAGCGTGAAGCCCGGACTGGAGTCGAGGAGCGATCGTTCAACAAACTTCTCCCCGACACAGTGGTTGACTTCAGCAACATTGCACTCGATCGCTAG
- the prfC gene encoding peptide chain release factor 3, whose product MSTELQPELQLQTELAAAVEKRRNFAIISHPDAGKTTLTEKLLLYGGAIHEAGAVKARRAQRHATSDWMAMEQQRGISITSTVLQFQYEGCWINLLDTPGHQDFSEDTYRTLAAADNAVMLEDAAKGLEPQTRKLFEVCRMRGIPIFTFFNKLDRPGRDPFELMDEIEKELGLQTYAVNWPIGMGDRFKGVFDRREKKIHLFERSAHGSREAVDTIVELGDPRIAELLEPDLYYKLKEDLEMLDMAGTEFDLEAVHAGQLTPVFFGSAMTNFGVEPFLDAFLDYALKPAPRRSTLGEVQPTDPEFSGFVFKLQANMDPRHRDRIAFVRVCSGKFEKDMVVSHARSGKTVRLSHPQKLFGQDRESLAEAYPGDVIGLNNPGVFAIGDTIYSGQRLEFDGIPMFSPELFAYLKNPNPSKFKQFRKGVNELREEGAVQIMYSVDEAKRDPILAAVGQLQFEVVQFRLQNEYGVETLLEPLPFSVARWVEAGWEVLNQVGRLFNTATIKDSWGRPVLLFRNEWNCQQVEGEHPELKLRKVAPVVSGQEPEAI is encoded by the coding sequence ATGTCCACAGAACTTCAGCCAGAACTTCAACTTCAAACAGAATTAGCAGCAGCCGTCGAAAAACGCCGAAACTTCGCCATCATCTCTCACCCTGATGCCGGGAAAACAACCCTCACTGAAAAGCTTCTGTTGTACGGGGGTGCAATTCATGAGGCGGGTGCAGTTAAAGCAAGACGGGCACAGCGTCATGCCACTTCCGATTGGATGGCAATGGAGCAACAGCGGGGAATTTCGATTACCTCCACCGTGCTGCAATTTCAATATGAAGGTTGCTGGATCAATCTGCTGGATACGCCCGGACACCAAGATTTCAGTGAAGACACATATCGTACTTTGGCAGCAGCAGACAATGCCGTGATGCTGGAAGACGCAGCTAAAGGTCTGGAACCCCAAACGCGCAAATTGTTTGAAGTTTGTCGGATGCGCGGTATTCCCATCTTCACCTTTTTCAACAAGCTCGATCGCCCCGGCCGTGACCCATTTGAACTAATGGACGAAATCGAGAAGGAGCTGGGTTTGCAGACTTATGCCGTGAACTGGCCAATCGGGATGGGCGATCGGTTTAAGGGCGTGTTTGATCGGCGAGAGAAAAAGATTCACCTGTTTGAGCGATCGGCGCATGGGAGCCGTGAGGCAGTCGATACGATCGTTGAGTTGGGTGATCCTCGGATTGCAGAACTGTTGGAACCGGATCTGTACTACAAACTCAAAGAAGATCTCGAAATGCTGGATATGGCAGGAACCGAGTTTGACCTGGAAGCAGTTCATGCAGGACAACTCACCCCGGTTTTCTTTGGTAGTGCCATGACCAACTTCGGCGTTGAGCCGTTCCTCGATGCTTTCCTCGACTATGCGCTGAAGCCTGCTCCGCGTCGCAGTACTTTGGGCGAAGTGCAACCTACTGATCCAGAGTTTTCGGGCTTTGTCTTCAAGCTGCAAGCCAACATGGACCCAAGACATCGCGATCGGATTGCGTTTGTTCGTGTTTGCTCTGGCAAATTTGAGAAAGATATGGTGGTAAGCCATGCACGATCGGGCAAAACCGTTCGGCTATCGCACCCTCAAAAACTGTTTGGGCAGGATCGAGAATCACTGGCAGAAGCATATCCAGGGGATGTGATTGGACTGAATAACCCTGGTGTATTTGCGATCGGCGACACGATTTACAGCGGTCAACGGCTGGAGTTTGATGGCATTCCGATGTTCTCACCTGAACTCTTTGCTTACCTGAAGAACCCTAACCCCTCAAAGTTCAAGCAGTTTCGCAAGGGCGTTAATGAGTTGCGCGAAGAGGGAGCCGTGCAGATCATGTATTCAGTTGATGAGGCAAAGCGCGATCCCATCCTTGCTGCTGTTGGGCAACTTCAGTTTGAGGTCGTTCAGTTCCGCCTCCAAAATGAATATGGCGTTGAGACGTTGCTCGAACCCTTGCCTTTCAGCGTCGCCCGGTGGGTTGAAGCGGGTTGGGAAGTTTTGAATCAGGTTGGTCGTCTGTTTAATACTGCGACGATTAAGGACAGTTGGGGGCGTCCGGTACTGCTGTTCCGCAACGAATGGAACTGCCAGCAGGTAGAAGGCGAACATCCTGAACTGAAGCTGAGAAAAGTTGCGCCTGTTGTCTCTGGACAAGAGCCAGAAGCAATCTAG